The following coding sequences lie in one Arachis ipaensis cultivar K30076 chromosome B05, Araip1.1, whole genome shotgun sequence genomic window:
- the LOC107641865 gene encoding zinc-finger homeodomain protein 8-like, whose product MDLTPIDASTTHTQTQTQTIEHTNSQQTQTPPPPTTNGSLKRHHPLPATAIAAAPPLSMVISYKECLKNHAATIGGHALDGCGEFMPSSSSNPSEPRSLTCAACGCHRNFHRRDPESLLPHHHHHPPNFLSFYHHSSSPPLPQRGGLSLSTSPSTTSPSPSPSASPISSPSSPPPAPLSHHFPPPPPYSSFHHHHMNNNSPSTVVVPNMLLSLGNAACSSGSGFNHQKDLNSSKKRHRTKFSKEQKEKMLRFSEKLGWRMQRDEDGLIQEFCNQIGVSRGVFKVWMHNNKNTFFRNRNNNNNDNASAAEKNGSLNGVHNGNHIDNDNDDDHNNNDNGNGNQHSNNTSSSNDDIQRDY is encoded by the coding sequence ATGGACTTAACCCCAATTGATGCAAGCACCACCCACACCCAAACCCAAACCCAAACCATAGAACACACAAACTCACAACAAACACAAAccccaccaccaccaacaacgaACGGTTCCCTCAAACGCCACCACCCGCTCCCGGCCACCGCTATTGCCGCCGCACCACCACTCTCCATGGTAATTTCCTACAAGGAGTGCCTCAAGAACCATGCAGCCACCATCGGCGGCCACGCCCTCGACGGCTGCGGCGAGTTCAtgccctcctcctcctccaaccCCTCTGAGCCACGCTCCCTCACTTGCGCCGCATGTGGCTGCCACCGCAACTTCCACCGCCGCGACCCAGAATCCCTCCtcccccaccaccaccaccaccccccaAACTTCCTCAGCTTCTACCACCACTCATCATCGCCGCCTCTCCCCCAGCGTGGTGGACTCAGCCTCAGCACAAGCCCAAGCACTACAAGCCCAAGCCCAAGCCCATCAGCAAGTCCAATTTCAAGCCCATCATCACCACCACCCGCCCCACTCTCTCACCactttcctcctcctcctccgtaCTCCTCCTTCCACCACCATCACATGAATAATAATTCTCCATCTACCGTTGTTGTTCCCAACATGCTCTTATCCCTTGGAAATGCCGCATGCTCTTCCGGTTCTGGATTCAACCACCAGAAAGACTTGAACAGCTCGAAGAAGAGGCATAGGACCAAGTTCAGCAAGGAACAGAAGGAGAAGATGCTGAGATTCTCAGAGAAGCTTGGTTGGAGAATGCAGAGAGATGAAGATGGTTTGATTCAAGAGTTTTGCAACCAAATTGGGGTTTCTAGAGGGGTCTTCAAGGTTTGGATGCACAACAACAAGAACACCTTCTTCAGAAacaggaacaacaacaacaacgatAATGCTTCTGCTGCTGAAAAGAATGGGAGTCTTAATGGTGTTCATAACGGTAACCATATCGATAACGATAATGATGATGatcataataataatgataatggaAATGGTAATCAACACAGCAACAACACTAGTAGCAGCAACGATGACATTCAGAGAGATTATTAA